A genomic segment from Leucoraja erinacea ecotype New England chromosome 39, Leri_hhj_1, whole genome shotgun sequence encodes:
- the LOC129714379 gene encoding sphingosine 1-phosphate receptor 1-like — translation MNLGLGERWRLNFGDYYNNETVSLHYNATGKLTPGRYKAGLRVHAVIFLIVSVFTILENLLVFIAIRKNSKFHTPMFYLLANLTMSDLLAGVTYLVNILLSGANTIKLTPLWWFLREGGVFITLTASVFSLLAIAVERHVTMVRMQLHNTDKKWRTRLFVGADWIFSFFLGSLPILGWNCIGNLRVCSTMLPLYSKKYILVCILIFIFVLCAIVILYVRIYLKVKTNSLPIGTSRTTMSKKCQKSQALLKTLTIVVGTFIGCWLPLFIVLLLDVASTTRSSLISNLADYCLGLAMLNSALNPVIYTLTNRDMRQTIVRLLCLTKVGEQPRCCGVIISEFSSTQQDRSSMHRHELLHTTLSSGNGPQSPTRISLV, via the coding sequence ATGAACTTGGGGTTGGGTGAAAGATGGAGACTGAACTTCGGGGACTATTACAACAATGAGACTGTGAGCCTGCATTATAATGCCACCGGGAAGCTGACCCCCGGCAGATACAAGGCAGGTCTGAGGGTCCACGCGGTGATATTTTTGATAGTCTCTGTGTTTACAATCTTGGAGAACTTGCTGGTCTTCATCGCCATCCGGAAGAACAGCAAGTTCCACACGCCCATGTTTTACTTGCTCGCCAACCTGACAATGTCCGACCTGCTGGCGGGGGTGACCTACTTGGTCAACATCCTGCTGTCCGGTGCCAACACGATCAAGCTGACGCCGCTGTGGTGGTTCCTGAGGGAGGGCGGCGTTTTCATCACCCTCACCGCCTCGGTCTTCAGCCTGCTGGCCATCGCGGTGGAGAGGCATGTCACGATGGTGAGGATGCAACTGCACAACACGGACAAGAAGTGGCGCACTCGACTCTTCGTGGGCGCCGACTGGATATTCTCGTTCTTCCTCGGGAGCCTCCCAATCTTGGGTTGGAACTGCATTGGGAACCTGCGTGTTTGCTCCACAATGCTGCCGCTCTACTCTAAGAAATACATCCTGGTGTGCATCCTGATCTTTATCTTTGTCCTATGTGCCATCGTGATACTGTACGTCCGCATCTACCTTAAGGTCAAGACTAACAGCCTCCCCATAGGCACTTCCAGAACGACCATGTCCAAGAAGTGCCAGAAATCTCAGGCGTTGCTGAAGACTCTGACCATCGTGGTCGGCACTTTTATTGGCTGCTGGCTACCGCTCTTTATCGTGCTGCTACTGGACGTCGCCTCAACTACGAGGAGCTCTTTGATTAGTAACTTGGCCGATTATTGCCTAGGACTGGCCATGTTAAACTCCGCCTTGAATCCCGTCATTTACACCCTGACCAACAGGGACATGCGCCAGACCATTGTGCGCCTGCTATGCCTGACCAAAGTCGGGGAGCAGCCTCGCTGTTGCGGGGTGATCATCTCCGAGTTTAGCAGCACCCAGCAGGACAGGTCCTCCATGCATAGACACGAGCTGCTACACACCACCCTCAGCTCCGGTAACGGACCGCAGTCTCCCACCAGGATCTCGCTGGTCTGA
- the spc24 gene encoding kinetochore protein Spc24 — MEAQMQEIKALADEMMIILSGCQGEVLLQNAMNYKAKMVNVYMEVEQCVKQQLREIQQSQEHVAQEVINVGEEREISFLELQKIKEKWKETQQQNSKNEMELELLQKELEELEKSEKEMSKLEEEVDENTTVVIPSTKYLAHIFHKVTKIIWDYDCDPSLVRGVHFGVGLAQPINIDSTKHSDSFICDYLWSLVSTDW; from the exons ATGGAGGCACAAATGCAAGAGATTAAGGCATTAGCAGATGAGATGATGATTATCCTCTCTGGTTGTCAAGGGGAGGTACTTCTGCAGAATGCCATGAATTATAAGGCAAAAATGGTGAATGTCTATATGGAAGTAGAACAATGTGTGAAGCAGCAGTTAAGAG AGATTCAGCAATCACAGGAGCATGTGGCACAGGAAGTTATAAATGTGGGAGAAGAAAGAGAGATAAGTTTTCTGGAATTACAGAAGATTAAAGAAAAGTGGAAAGAGACTCAACAACAGAATTCTAAGAATGAAATGGAACTTGA ATTGTTACAGAAAGAACTGGAGGAGCTTGAGAAGTCTGAAAAAGAAATGTCTAAATTGGAAGAAGAGGTAGATGAAAATACTACAGTCGTTATTCCATCAACTAA GTACTTGGCCCACATCTTCCACAAGGTTACTAAGATCATTTGGGACTATGACTGCGACCCATCACTTGTAAGAGGCG TTCACTTTGGAGTGGGTTTGGCACAACCCATTAACATTGATTCTACCAAGCACTCTGACAGTTTCATCTGCGATTACCTGTGGAGTCTGGTGAGCACGGATTGGTAA